One window of the Lodderomyces elongisporus chromosome 6, complete sequence genome contains the following:
- the RBG2 gene encoding Ribosome-interacting GTPase 2 translates to MGILEKIAQIQEELSRTQKNKATEYHIGLLKGKLARYRRELLEPQPGQGSGGGGQGFEVAKAGDARVSLIGFPSVGKSSFLSKVTNTKSEAANYEFTTLTSVGGILEYNGAEVQIVDLPGIIKAAAQGKGRGRQVIAVSRTSDLILMVLDATKSEDQRQILENELESMGIRLNKTRPDVTITLKKTGGVKMNSITPPKHLNERLVTAILKDYKILNAHVLIRDENVTVDDFIDVINEQHISYIKCLYVYNKIDAVSLEECDRLAREPNTVVISCELDLGIEDLKEEIWRQLDLLRLYTKRRGISPDLNDPMVVRNKSTVLEVCDAIHRDMKNQFKYAMVWGSSAKHSPQKCGLNHAVHDEDVVQIFTK, encoded by the coding sequence ATGGGTATATTGGAAAAGATTGCACAGATCCAAGAGGAGCTTTCTAGAActcaaaagaataaagcGACAGAGTACCACATTGGGTTGCTTAAAGGAAAGCTTGCGCGATATCGACGAGAACTTCTTGAGCCACAACCAGGGCAAGGATCTGGTGGAGGTGGTCAGGGTTTTGAAGTTGCAAAAGCCGGTGATGCAAGAGTCTCGTTGATTGGGTTCCCATCCGTTGGTAAATCATCATTTTTATCCAAGGTTACAAACACCAAGTCGGAGGCTGCCAATTATGAGTTTACAACTTTGACCTCAGTGGGAGGTATATTGGAGTATAATGGTGCCGAGGTCcaaattgttgatttaCCCGGTATTATCAAGGCTGCAGCGCAAGGTAAAGGTCGTGGGCGTCAAGTTATAGCCGTTTCAAGAACATCAGACTTGATCTTGATGGTTTTGGATGCAACAAAGAGTGAAGACCAGCGACAAATTTTGGAGAATGAATTGGAGTCAATGGGAATCCGGTTAAACAAGACCAGACCTGATGTCACCATTACTTTGAAGAAGACTGGTGGTGTCAAGATGAACTCCATAACGCCGCCCAAACATCTTAATGAAAGACTCGTTACTGCAATTCTTAAGGACTATAAGATTCTTAACGCACATGTACTCATTAGGGATGAAAATGTGACTGTTGATGATTTTATCGATGTCATTAATGAACAACACATCTCATATATCAAGTGcttatatgtatataacaAGATCGATGCCGTAAGTTTGGAAGAATGTGATAGGCTAGCGAGAGAACCAAACACCGTGGTGATTTCTTGTGAGCTAGACTTGGGTATCGAGGATTTGAAGGAAGAAATTTGGAGACAGTTGGATTTGTTGAGGTTATACACCAAGAGAAGAGGTATACTGCCCGATTTGAATGACCCAATGGTTGTGCGGAATAAGAGTACCGTATTGGAAGTCTGTGATGCCATCCACAGAGACATGAAGAACCAATTCAAATACGCTATGGTTTGGGGTTCCAGTGCCAAGCACTCTCCACAAAAATGTGGTTTGAATCATGCTGTTCATGATGAGGATGTAGTGCAAATATTTACCAAGTAA